The proteins below come from a single Halostagnicola larsenii XH-48 genomic window:
- a CDS encoding ABC transporter ATP-binding protein, with amino-acid sequence MAAIEATALTKSYGRTLALEDLSFEVGEGEVFGFLGPNGAGKSTTINVLLDFIRPTAGEVSVLGMDAQARSRDIRKRTGVLPEGFETYDRLTGRQHLEFALNSKNADDDPDELLERVGIPDAADKKAGGYSKGMSQRLMLAMALVGEPDLLILDEPSTGLDPNGAREMREIVLEEADRGATIFFSSHIMEQVEAVCDRVGILKDGQMVAVDTVKGLRDSVSTGTTLRITVDRIDNGAVNNIRAMPEVTAVRTDESGPSLIVECNGSKTTVLNEIEQQGLEVRDFQTKEASLEDVFQSYTTGREVRAQ; translated from the coding sequence ATGGCCGCTATAGAAGCCACTGCCCTGACAAAATCCTACGGTCGCACGCTCGCGCTCGAGGACCTCTCCTTCGAGGTCGGCGAAGGCGAAGTGTTCGGCTTTCTGGGTCCAAACGGTGCCGGAAAGTCCACGACGATTAACGTCCTCCTCGACTTCATCCGGCCGACCGCCGGCGAGGTGAGCGTCCTCGGGATGGATGCACAGGCACGGAGCCGTGACATCCGCAAGCGGACCGGCGTCCTCCCCGAAGGGTTCGAGACCTACGACCGGCTCACCGGTCGCCAGCACCTCGAGTTCGCCCTCAACTCGAAAAACGCCGACGATGATCCGGACGAACTCCTCGAACGGGTCGGCATCCCCGACGCCGCCGACAAAAAGGCCGGCGGCTACTCGAAGGGGATGTCCCAGCGACTCATGCTCGCGATGGCGCTCGTCGGCGAACCCGACCTCCTGATTCTCGACGAGCCCTCGACTGGCCTCGACCCCAACGGGGCCCGGGAAATGCGCGAAATCGTACTCGAGGAAGCAGATCGCGGCGCGACGATCTTCTTCTCGAGTCACATCATGGAGCAGGTCGAAGCGGTCTGTGACCGCGTCGGCATCCTCAAGGACGGACAGATGGTCGCCGTCGATACCGTCAAAGGACTGCGGGATTCGGTCAGCACCGGAACGACGCTTCGAATCACCGTCGACCGGATCGACAACGGTGCGGTCAACAACATCCGCGCGATGCCGGAAGTCACCGCCGTCAGAACGGATGAGAGCGGTCCATCGCTCATCGTCGAGTGTAACGGGTCGAAAACGACCGTGCTGAACGAGATCGAACAGCAGGGACTCGAGGTTCGGGACTTCCAGACCAAGGAGGCGTCGCTCGAGGATGTCTTCCAATCGTACACGACCGGACGGGAGGTGCGCGCCCAATGA
- a CDS encoding excinuclease ABC subunit C: MNAETVRERARSLPREPGVYQFRADEVTVYVGKAVDLRDRVHSYADPRSARIRRMVDRADDIEIAVTDTETQALLLEANLIKRHQPRYNVRLKDDKSYPMVQLTDHAAPRIEITRDPNESATVFGPYTDKGRVETVVKALRETYGVRGCSDHKYSGRDRPCLDYEMGLCTAPCTREIGLESYGEDVTVVERFLEGETGILADPLRREMEDAAQDKNFERAANVRDRLESVEAFHGEGGEAVQSVGHERAVDVLGVAIEGEDATVARLRAEDGKLIERDRHRVEAPAPDRETERVSSVLAAFLVQYYAERDLPDALLLPERHGDEEVAGWLETEGVDVRVPGAGREAKLVDLALKNARRNVGGRDECGMLADALGLESAARLEGFDVSHAQGKSAVGSNVTFVDGNAEKADYRRKKLTDQNDDYDNMRALLEWRARRAVEGRDDRPDPDLLVIDGGAGQLEAARDALAEVGWDVPAIALAKAEELVITPDREYSWPSDAPHLHLLQRVRDESHRFAVQYHQTIRDEVKTVLDDVPGVGPETRKQLLGRFGSVENVREASLEDLRSVAGVGEKTAETIKTRL, encoded by the coding sequence ATGAACGCCGAGACGGTTCGCGAGCGGGCGCGGTCGCTGCCGCGAGAGCCCGGCGTCTACCAGTTCCGCGCGGACGAAGTCACCGTCTACGTCGGGAAGGCCGTTGACCTCCGAGACCGCGTACACTCGTATGCCGATCCACGAAGCGCCCGGATCCGGCGGATGGTCGACCGCGCCGACGACATCGAAATCGCCGTCACGGACACGGAGACCCAGGCGCTGTTGCTCGAGGCGAACCTGATCAAACGCCACCAGCCCCGCTACAACGTCCGGCTGAAAGACGACAAGTCCTACCCGATGGTTCAGTTGACGGACCACGCAGCCCCGCGGATCGAGATCACGCGAGACCCCAACGAGTCCGCGACCGTTTTCGGGCCGTACACGGACAAAGGTCGGGTCGAAACCGTCGTCAAAGCGCTGCGGGAAACCTACGGCGTCCGGGGCTGTTCGGACCACAAGTACTCGGGTCGAGACAGGCCGTGTCTCGACTACGAGATGGGACTCTGTACCGCCCCCTGCACCCGCGAAATCGGCCTCGAGAGCTACGGCGAGGACGTCACTGTAGTCGAACGTTTTCTCGAGGGCGAAACCGGAATTCTTGCGGATCCGCTCCGGCGGGAGATGGAGGACGCGGCGCAGGACAAGAATTTCGAACGCGCGGCCAACGTTCGGGATCGACTCGAGTCCGTCGAAGCGTTCCACGGCGAGGGCGGCGAAGCCGTCCAGTCGGTCGGCCACGAACGGGCCGTCGACGTGCTGGGCGTCGCGATCGAAGGCGAGGACGCGACGGTCGCGCGGCTTCGCGCCGAAGACGGGAAGCTAATCGAGCGGGACCGCCACCGCGTCGAAGCGCCGGCCCCCGACCGCGAGACGGAGCGCGTCTCGTCCGTTCTCGCGGCGTTTCTCGTCCAGTACTACGCCGAGCGGGACCTGCCGGACGCCCTGTTGCTCCCCGAACGCCACGGCGACGAGGAGGTCGCGGGCTGGCTCGAGACAGAGGGCGTCGACGTCCGCGTCCCAGGTGCCGGACGGGAGGCGAAACTCGTCGACCTCGCGCTGAAAAACGCCCGGCGGAACGTCGGCGGTCGCGACGAGTGCGGCATGCTCGCCGACGCGCTCGGCCTCGAGTCGGCCGCTCGCCTCGAGGGGTTCGACGTGAGCCACGCCCAGGGGAAATCGGCGGTCGGTAGCAACGTCACGTTCGTGGACGGTAACGCCGAAAAGGCCGATTACCGCCGAAAGAAGCTCACCGATCAGAACGACGACTATGACAACATGCGGGCGCTGCTCGAGTGGCGCGCCCGCCGCGCCGTCGAGGGTCGGGACGACCGCCCCGACCCCGACCTGCTGGTGATCGACGGCGGGGCGGGTCAGCTCGAGGCGGCTCGAGACGCGCTCGCCGAGGTTGGCTGGGACGTGCCGGCGATCGCGCTGGCGAAGGCCGAAGAGCTGGTAATCACGCCCGATCGGGAGTACTCCTGGCCGTCTGACGCCCCGCACCTGCACCTCCTCCAGCGCGTTCGCGACGAGTCCCACCGCTTTGCGGTGCAGTACCACCAGACGATCCGCGACGAGGTGAAGACGGTGTTAGACGACGTGCCGGGCGTCGGCCCGGAGACGCGAAAGCAGCTTTTGGGGCGATTCGGCAGCGTCGAAAACGTCCGCGAGGCGTCGCTCGAGGACCTTCGAAGCGTCGCCGGCGTCGGCGAGAAGACGGCCGAGACGATCAAAACAAGGTTGTAA
- a CDS encoding GNAT family N-acetyltransferase, with the protein MHVRLATADDLESIRAVARETWHDTYDELDAETIDWAIDEWYGEGAIPLEAPGTIVLVVEVEDAATGESDDHEAADQLVGFAQAVVHGETADVLRLYVHPDYQGQGIGTRLHERLRIQLEAYDVDRIQLIDFAFNDGGRGFYESLGFERTGEGEVEIDGEFYPEVVYTLEL; encoded by the coding sequence ATGCACGTTCGACTCGCGACGGCGGACGACCTCGAGTCGATCAGGGCGGTCGCCCGGGAGACGTGGCACGACACCTACGACGAACTCGACGCGGAGACGATCGACTGGGCCATCGACGAGTGGTACGGCGAGGGTGCGATTCCGCTCGAGGCGCCCGGAACCATCGTTCTGGTCGTCGAGGTCGAGGACGCAGCCACCGGCGAGTCGGACGACCACGAAGCGGCGGATCAACTCGTCGGCTTCGCGCAGGCCGTCGTCCACGGCGAGACGGCTGACGTGCTTCGACTGTACGTCCACCCCGACTATCAGGGACAAGGGATCGGCACGAGGCTCCACGAGCGGCTCAGAATTCAACTCGAGGCCTACGACGTCGATCGAATCCAGTTGATCGACTTCGCCTTCAACGACGGGGGACGGGGCTTCTACGAGTCGCTCGGATTCGAACGAACCGGTGAGGGCGAGGTCGAAATCGACGGCGAGTTCTATCCTGAAGTGGTCTACACGCTCGAGTTGTAG
- a CDS encoding translation initiation factor, giving the protein MSNDDSLDDLLDELDSQGDLETSQQVLSIRMETRRYGKPVTIIEGFDLPDSEIQSVASDLKSAMGTGGTVDEGRIELQGDHQDRVPELLRDRGFEIRK; this is encoded by the coding sequence GTGTCAAACGACGATTCGCTCGACGACTTGCTCGACGAACTCGACAGTCAGGGAGACCTCGAGACCTCCCAGCAGGTGCTCTCGATCCGGATGGAGACTCGGCGGTACGGAAAGCCGGTGACGATCATCGAAGGGTTCGACCTGCCGGACTCGGAGATACAGTCGGTCGCGTCCGACCTCAAGAGCGCGATGGGAACGGGAGGAACGGTCGACGAGGGCCGGATCGAACTCCAGGGCGACCACCAAGATCGAGTTCCGGAGTTGCTTCGCGACCGCGGATTCGAAATCCGGAAGTAG